AATCCTCATCCTGCAATCAGAAGGAGTATGGCTGTATAACGAAGTCATGCCGTCTTGCAGTCTTGCAGTCTATCGAATGAATTATTTTCTTTAATTTAGTTCCCATATCAAAACGTGCTACAATGGGAACAATAAAAAATTTCGAAGATCTCGAGATTTGGATGATATCGAGAGAGCTAGTTAATCTAATTTATTCGGACTTGAGAAAATGTCATGACTTTGCATTCAAGGATCAGATCACAAGAGCTGGAATATCTTCAATGAATAACATCGCTGAAGGTTTCTGCAGAAGCAGCGATTCAGAGTTTAAACAGTTCCTCAACATTTCAAAGGGCTCATCAGGAGAGGTAAAAAGTATGTACTACAAGCTGAAGACCAAAATTTTATACCTCAATCAGTTGCAACTGAAAGAAGGGAGCGAATTC
The DNA window shown above is from Bacteroidota bacterium and carries:
- a CDS encoding four helix bundle protein, whose product is MGTIKNFEDLEIWMISRELVNLIYSDLRKCHDFAFKDQITRAGISSMNNIAEGFCRSSDSEFKQFLNISKGSSGEVKSMYYKLKTKILYLNQLQLKEGSEFKP